The Candidatus Tumulicola sp. genomic sequence TATATGGAACTCATCCACGTGGCGACGCTGATCCACGACGACGTGCTCGACAACGCCGATCTGCGCCGCGGGCGCGAGTCCACAAATCGCGCGTTCGGCAACCGCTTCTCGGTGCTCGCGGGCGACTATCTGTTCTCGTGGGTGTTCAAGAAGATCACGCAGGGCTACGCGCCGCCGATCCCCACCATCTTGGCCGCGATGCTCTCCGACATCTGCAACGGCGAAGTCAAACAGCTGCGCGCCGCGGGCGACGTCGAATTGTCGGCCACGCGCTATTACGAGATCATCGGGAAGAAGACGGCCGAACTGTTCGCGGCCTGCGCCGAAGTGGGCGCGATCAACGGACTGATCCAGGCCGGGCGAGCCCCAGGTCCGGCGCTGCGCAACGCACCGGAAGTGCGCATGCTGCGCGAATACGGACGCCTCTTCGGGCTCGCCTTCCAGATCCGCGACGACATCTACGACGTCGTGGCGAGCGAGGCCGAACTCGGCAAGCCGTCGGGTTCGGACGTGCGCGAGAAGAAGATGACGCTGCCGATGATCAACGCCTTGAAGCTCGGCGACCACGCCTTCCGGCGCGCGGTCGAGAAG encodes the following:
- a CDS encoding polyprenyl synthetase family protein — encoded protein: MIQSSPQQTIQNVVEQFVREELSHENAHIAGAVWSMLDAGGKRLRPRITMLACLACNAAASEDPVLASYMELIHVATLIHDDVLDNADLRRGRESTNRAFGNRFSVLAGDYLFSWVFKKITQGYAPPIPTILAAMLSDICNGEVKQLRAAGDVELSATRYYEIIGKKTAELFAACAEVGAINGLIQAGRAPGPALRNAPEVRMLREYGRLFGLAFQIRDDIYDVVASEAELGKPSGSDVREKKMTLPMINALKLGDHAFRRAVEKLFELEDLDSAEAKPLLAEAMQGMRSGPAIDATNAAMAEHADAAERALDDLHPTPARDELAALARTLKQFS